A genome region from Triticum aestivum cultivar Chinese Spring chromosome 2B, IWGSC CS RefSeq v2.1, whole genome shotgun sequence includes the following:
- the LOC123038948 gene encoding ent-kaurenoic acid oxidase 1-like: MEVALFLGMGDLAWWLGLLLGAVPLAALAVWRCNDAWYCAAFALRQRRWRRGRHVRLPPGHMGIPFFGETAALSWYFKVARRPDGFIEARKKRYGEGVGMYRSHLFGRPTIIVCDPAANKFVLQSHDNFWLRWPARDLLGLSSMFNVEGSMHRRIRGYVVATFSKPRSRRNIARMAQPCVVEALRSWADKGTIIAAKEIRKVMFESTLEIFISMKASPLTEKMDKWFVGVLGGLTALPLDLPGTALNHGRKCRRRLHAVFEKELQKRKNNVKWGLAAEEDYDDDLMSGLMEMEDEQGEKLSDEEVLDNIVSLVFGGYESISSAVLWAAYHLAKSPVILAKLRNENAAVSEGKSSNFLTLDDIPKMKYTAKVVEEAIRLANIAPMVHRVAYRDVEYGGYTIPQGWQVVVWLRAMHIDAKYYQDPLIFNPDRWNEPPMAGTNQLFGAGNRTCAGNMLARLQITIMLHHLSLGYEWELLNPDAGVKYIPQPMPVDGAPMAFHRLSTSTQ, encoded by the exons atggaggtggcgctgtttcttggaa TGGGCGACTTGGCATGGTGGCTTGGCCTCCTGCTCGGCGCCGTCCCGTTGGCCGCTCTCGCTGTCTGGCGCTGCAACGACGCCTGGTACTGCGCCGCCTtcgcgctgcggcagcggcggtggcgtcgTGGTCGCCACGTTCGGCTCCCACCAGGCCACATGGGCATCCCCTTCTTTGGCGAGACCGCCGCGTTGTCCTGGTACTTCAAGGTGGCGCGCCGGCCGGACGGCTTCATCGAGGCCAGGAAGAAGAGGTACGGCGAAGGGGTGGGCATGTACAGGTCCCACCTCTTCGGCAGGCCGACCATCATCGTCTGTGACCCGGCGGCCAACAAGTTCGTCCTGCAGTCCCACGACAACTTCTGGCTCCGGTGGCCAGCGAGGGACCTCCTCGGCCTGTCGTCCATGTTCAACGTCGAGGGGAGCATGCACAGGAGAATCAGGGGCTACGTCGTCGCCACGTTCAGCAAGCCGAGGTCCCGGAGGAACATCGCCCGTATGGCTCAGCCCTGTGTCGTGGAGGCGCTACGGTCGTGGGCGGACAAGGGAACCATCATCGCCGCCAAGGAGATCAGGAAG GTGATGTTCGAGAGCACTCTCGAGATATTTATAAGCATGAAGGCGTCTCCTCTCACAGAAAAGATGGATAAATGGTTTGTAGGCGTACTTGGCGGGCTCACGGCACTGCCACTGGACTTACCGGGAACAGCGCTGAATCATGGTCGGAAG TGTCGAAGGAGGTTACATGCAGTGTTTGAAAAGGAGCTTCAGAAGAGGAAAAATAACGTGAAATGGGGGCTTGCCGCGGAGGAAGACTATGATGATGATTTGATGAGCGGGCTGATGGAAATGGAAGATGAACAAGGGGAAAAGCTGAGCGACGAGGAGGTGCTGGATAACATTGTCTCGCTGGTCTTTGGCGGTTACGAGTCCATTTCCAGTGCTGTGTTGTGGGCTGCCTACCATTTGGCCAAATCGCCGGTTATCCTTGCCAAGTTGCGG AATGAGAATGCCGCAGTGAGCGAGGGTAAAAGTTCAAACTTTCTTACTCTTGATGACATTCCAAAGATGAAATACACGGCCAAG GTAGTTGAAGAGGCAATTAGACTGGCCAATATTGCTCCTATGGTCCATCGTGTGGCTTATAGAGACGTCGAGTATGGAGGATATACAATCCCACAAGGGTGGCAAGTTGTGGTGTGGCTCCGCGCAATGCATATCGATGCGAAATACTATCAGGATCCACTGATCTTCAACCCAGATAGATGGAAT GAACCACCAATGGCAGGAACAAATCAACTGTTTGGAGCTGGCAACAGGACATGTGCGGGCAACATGCTTGCCAGGCTACAGATCACCATCATGTTGCATCATCTTTCACTTGGTTACGA ATGGGAGTTGCTTAATCCGGATGCGGGGGTTAAGTACATTCCACAACCAATGCCAGTTGACGGAGCACCAATGGCGTTCCATAGACTTAGTACAAGTACTCAATGA